A part of Saccharomonospora amisosensis genomic DNA contains:
- a CDS encoding NAD(P)-dependent alcohol dehydrogenase — MRALRLLEWKSDPVLTEVPEPHAGRGEVVVRVGGAGVCHSDLHLAHDFEPGQLPWGPPFTLGHENAGWVHEVGEGVTGLAVGQPVAVYGPWGCGACPRCLAGIETYCENPAAAPVPGGGGGLGLDGGMAELLLVPAARHVLPLPEGLDPVTAAPLTDAGLTPYHAVRRSWPRLTPDATAMVIGIGGLGHMAVQILRATTAARIVAVDIRAESLTLARQLGADLALAPDEDAASAVREFTKGRGVDVVIDCVGNDSTLALGAAVGRSLGDLTIVGLGGGTLPVSFFSLPYEMSVQSVYWGSRPELIEVLELGARGLLHTQLTRFSLDEAPTAYRKLAQGELEGRAVVTPSLG; from the coding sequence ATGCGTGCGCTTCGGTTGCTGGAGTGGAAGTCCGATCCGGTGCTCACCGAGGTTCCGGAGCCGCACGCCGGCCGTGGTGAGGTGGTGGTCCGTGTCGGTGGTGCGGGGGTGTGTCACTCGGACCTCCACCTCGCTCACGATTTCGAGCCCGGTCAGTTGCCGTGGGGACCGCCGTTCACGCTCGGCCACGAGAACGCGGGTTGGGTGCACGAGGTGGGGGAGGGGGTTACCGGGCTGGCGGTGGGCCAACCGGTGGCCGTCTACGGCCCGTGGGGCTGCGGTGCCTGCCCGCGCTGCCTGGCAGGCATCGAAACCTACTGTGAGAATCCCGCCGCCGCGCCGGTTCCCGGGGGCGGCGGGGGGCTCGGGCTCGACGGCGGGATGGCGGAGCTGCTACTGGTACCCGCCGCCAGGCACGTGTTGCCGTTGCCGGAAGGGTTGGACCCGGTTACCGCGGCGCCGCTGACCGACGCCGGCCTTACGCCGTACCACGCGGTGCGTCGCTCGTGGCCCAGGCTCACGCCGGACGCGACCGCGATGGTGATCGGTATCGGCGGGTTGGGGCACATGGCGGTGCAGATCCTGCGCGCGACGACGGCGGCGCGGATCGTGGCCGTCGACATCCGCGCGGAGTCGCTGACCCTGGCAAGGCAACTCGGGGCGGACCTGGCACTGGCCCCCGATGAGGACGCGGCGTCGGCGGTCCGGGAGTTCACGAAGGGGCGAGGGGTCGACGTCGTCATCGACTGCGTCGGCAACGACTCCACGCTCGCGCTGGGTGCCGCGGTCGGCCGGTCGCTGGGCGACCTCACGATCGTGGGACTCGGTGGTGGCACCCTGCCGGTTTCGTTCTTCTCGCTGCCCTACGAGATGTCGGTGCAGTCGGTGTACTGGGGCAGCAGGCCGGAACTGATCGAGGTGCTCGAACTGGGCGCGAGGGGGCTGTTGCACACGCAGCTGACGCGGTTCTCGCTCGACGAGGCGCCGACGGCCTACCGGAAGCTGGCGCAGGGTGAGCTCGAGGGGCGCGCCGTGGTGACGCCTTCGCTCGGCTGA
- a CDS encoding sporulation protein, whose amino-acid sequence MAVGELFTVVKDAVSVKRVYSEPIERDGVVVVTAASVGGGGGAGHSDDQKGQQGEGGGFGLGGAPTGAYVLKDGNVRWVPAVDVNRMLMLVAAVAMTLLFTRARIARARAKAHSAS is encoded by the coding sequence ATGGCTGTCGGTGAGTTGTTCACGGTGGTCAAGGACGCGGTCTCGGTGAAAAGGGTGTACTCCGAGCCGATCGAGCGTGACGGTGTCGTGGTGGTGACGGCCGCCAGCGTGGGAGGCGGAGGCGGAGCCGGTCACAGTGACGACCAGAAGGGCCAGCAGGGTGAGGGTGGCGGCTTCGGCCTCGGCGGCGCACCGACCGGGGCCTACGTACTCAAGGACGGCAACGTCCGTTGGGTGCCCGCCGTCGATGTCAACCGGATGCTGATGCTGGTGGCCGCCGTAGCCATGACGTTGTTGTTCACGCGGGCGCGCATCGCCAGAGCGCGGGCCAAGGCACACTCGGCGAGCTGA
- a CDS encoding PPOX class F420-dependent oxidoreductase — protein sequence MIQREAGPGRLVVAVTTVLGVAVIIAGLWAMVAPSSFADLAGFAGQGHFVADTGAFQLGLGVGLLLAPAWADSLATVLAGFLVATTAHAVNHIVDLDEGAAAWQAWLLGGTCVAVAAALYLRLREIGYVVGRVSTAATGELARLLRQKTVVLTTYRRDGTPGRTPVSIAVEGEHAYLRSFEKALKTRRLARDPKAEVAPSDGLGRTIAGPAVAGRVRRLDGARARHAASVLRRKYPLLHGLLVPAAHRVLRARTGRTVHFEFTPR from the coding sequence ATGATTCAGCGGGAAGCGGGGCCGGGACGGTTGGTGGTGGCGGTGACCACCGTGCTGGGAGTGGCGGTGATCATCGCGGGGCTGTGGGCGATGGTCGCGCCAAGCTCCTTCGCCGACCTGGCCGGTTTCGCAGGCCAGGGGCACTTCGTCGCCGACACCGGGGCGTTCCAGCTCGGGCTCGGCGTAGGGTTGCTGCTCGCGCCCGCCTGGGCGGACTCGCTGGCGACCGTACTGGCAGGTTTCCTTGTCGCCACCACCGCGCACGCCGTCAACCACATCGTCGACCTCGACGAGGGCGCAGCGGCATGGCAGGCGTGGCTGCTCGGCGGCACCTGCGTGGCCGTCGCGGCCGCGCTGTACCTGCGGCTGCGTGAGATCGGCTACGTGGTCGGCAGGGTGAGCACCGCCGCGACCGGTGAACTCGCCCGCCTCCTGCGGCAGAAGACCGTCGTGCTCACCACCTACCGCCGCGACGGGACGCCTGGCCGCACGCCGGTGAGTATCGCGGTGGAGGGCGAGCACGCCTACCTGCGCAGTTTCGAGAAGGCGCTCAAGACCAGACGGCTCGCGCGTGACCCGAAGGCCGAGGTAGCGCCCAGCGACGGGCTGGGCAGGACCATCGCGGGCCCAGCCGTGGCGGGCCGGGTGCGCAGGCTCGACGGTGCGCGGGCACGGCACGCCGCGAGTGTGCTTCGCCGCAAGTACCCGCTGCTGCACGGGTTGCTCGTGCCCGCGGCGCACCGGGTCCTTCGCGCGCGAACCGGTCGTACCGTCCACTTCGAATTCACCCCCCGCTGA
- a CDS encoding ATP-binding cassette domain-containing protein — protein sequence MERTQAIEVTGLRKRFGELEVLDGVDLRVPRGAVLALLGPNGAGKTTTVRILSTLLRHDGGTALVNGFDVVTQADAVRASIGLAGQQTAVDRYLTGSENLVLMGRLFRLGARAARRRATELLELFDLAGAADRQVRTYSGGMRRRLDLAVSLLAAPPVLFLDEPTAGLDPRSRNAVWDTARRLVAEGTTILLTTQYLAEADELADRVAVVDGGRIIAKGTPAELKRQVGAERLTLTMTDAVAFGVAREVLAAERPMLDGRAFTLDVAVEYAKDVRRVLDKVAAAGVEPSELTLKKPTLDDVFLTLTGREGGGQ from the coding sequence ATGGAACGGACTCAGGCGATCGAGGTCACTGGGTTGCGAAAGCGATTCGGGGAGCTGGAAGTGCTCGACGGGGTGGATCTTCGAGTGCCGAGGGGTGCCGTGCTGGCATTGCTCGGACCCAACGGCGCGGGCAAGACGACAACGGTGCGCATTCTCAGCACGCTGCTGCGGCACGACGGCGGCACGGCGCTGGTCAACGGCTTCGACGTGGTCACGCAGGCCGACGCGGTGCGCGCGTCGATCGGGCTTGCCGGGCAGCAGACGGCGGTGGACCGGTACCTCACGGGCAGCGAGAACCTGGTGCTGATGGGCAGGCTGTTCCGACTCGGCGCTCGCGCGGCCCGGCGCAGGGCCACCGAGTTGCTGGAACTGTTCGACCTGGCAGGCGCGGCCGACCGGCAGGTGCGCACGTACTCGGGTGGAATGCGACGCAGGCTCGACCTCGCGGTCAGCCTGCTGGCCGCGCCGCCGGTGCTCTTCCTGGACGAACCGACGGCGGGGCTGGACCCACGCAGCCGCAACGCGGTATGGGACACCGCGCGGCGGCTGGTGGCCGAGGGCACCACCATCCTGCTCACCACCCAATACCTGGCGGAGGCCGACGAACTCGCCGACCGGGTCGCCGTCGTGGACGGCGGGCGCATCATCGCGAAGGGGACCCCCGCCGAGCTGAAACGACAGGTGGGGGCCGAGCGGCTGACGTTGACCATGACCGACGCGGTGGCGTTCGGCGTGGCACGTGAGGTGCTCGCAGCCGAGCGGCCCATGCTCGACGGGCGGGCGTTCACCCTGGACGTCGCCGTCGAATACGCCAAGGACGTAAGGCGTGTCCTCGACAAGGTCGCCGCGGCCGGTGTCGAGCCGAGCGAACTGACCCTGAAAAAGCCGACCCTCGACGACGTGTTCCTCACCCTGACGGGCCGCGAAGGGGGAGGCCAGTGA
- a CDS encoding DinB family protein: MTVAMTGERADLLESLATQHYFLRQTVRGLTDEQAECRTTASELCLGGLIKHVSTVERRWMNFVLGDRDAVSGSSQGWQEQFRMLPGETLRGLLAELDEAQRRTAEIVTELPDLDVARPLPEAPWFEPGARWSARRVLLHLIGEIAQHAGHADILRESLDGAKTMG; this comes from the coding sequence ATGACCGTTGCGATGACCGGCGAGCGAGCCGACCTGCTGGAGTCGTTGGCGACGCAGCACTACTTCCTGCGCCAGACGGTGCGCGGACTTACCGACGAGCAGGCCGAGTGCCGGACCACAGCCAGCGAGTTGTGTCTCGGTGGCCTCATCAAGCACGTGAGCACGGTGGAACGGCGGTGGATGAATTTCGTGCTCGGTGACCGGGACGCCGTGTCTGGCTCGTCGCAGGGTTGGCAGGAGCAGTTCCGGATGCTGCCGGGGGAGACCCTGCGGGGCCTGCTCGCCGAACTCGACGAGGCGCAGCGGCGCACCGCCGAGATCGTGACCGAACTGCCGGACCTGGATGTCGCGCGGCCGCTGCCCGAGGCGCCGTGGTTCGAGCCCGGTGCCCGTTGGTCGGCACGCCGGGTGCTGCTGCACCTCATCGGCGAGATCGCGCAGCACGCCGGGCACGCCGACATCCTGCGCGAGTCGCTGGACGGCGCCAAGACCATGGGTTGA
- a CDS encoding universal stress protein, translating to MTVEGSATGAVVVGVDGSESATYAVRWAAELAGQRRLPLRITYGYGLIGRYYGGDFTIPANILESVGDDAKRVVAEAAEQAKAVAPGVSVDVQVIDEPPVPLLTELSKDAAMVVLGSSGLGGFTGMLAGSTAVGVAMHARSPVVVVRPRDGEVAPPTEGPVVVGVDGSPLSERAIAYAFEEAAMRGAPLVAVHAWLDVEYESAFNRARVYFEGGPAEQDEERLLAERLAGWQEKYPDVPVERVVARDKPRHQLLDRSATARLVVVGSRGRGGFAGLLLGSTSQALVHHAQCPVMIVRPSGEEG from the coding sequence ATGACTGTTGAAGGCTCCGCCACCGGCGCGGTGGTCGTCGGTGTGGACGGATCGGAATCGGCCACCTACGCCGTGCGGTGGGCCGCGGAACTCGCGGGGCAGCGGCGGTTGCCGCTGCGCATCACCTATGGCTACGGCCTCATCGGCCGCTACTACGGCGGTGATTTCACCATCCCCGCCAACATCCTGGAGTCGGTGGGTGACGACGCCAAGCGTGTCGTCGCCGAGGCCGCCGAACAGGCAAAGGCCGTGGCGCCCGGGGTGTCGGTAGACGTGCAGGTGATCGACGAGCCCCCGGTCCCGCTGCTGACCGAGCTGTCCAAGGACGCCGCGATGGTCGTGCTCGGCTCGTCGGGCCTCGGCGGCTTCACGGGCATGCTCGCGGGCTCCACCGCCGTCGGGGTCGCCATGCACGCGCGTTCGCCCGTCGTGGTGGTGCGCCCGCGCGACGGTGAGGTCGCACCACCCACCGAAGGACCCGTCGTGGTGGGTGTCGACGGCAGCCCGCTCAGCGAGCGGGCGATCGCCTACGCGTTCGAGGAAGCGGCGATGCGTGGCGCGCCGTTGGTGGCGGTGCACGCCTGGCTCGACGTCGAGTACGAGAGCGCGTTCAACAGGGCCCGCGTCTACTTCGAGGGCGGCCCCGCCGAGCAGGACGAGGAGCGGCTGCTCGCTGAGCGGCTTGCGGGCTGGCAGGAGAAGTATCCCGACGTGCCCGTCGAGCGGGTCGTCGCAAGGGACAAGCCGAGGCACCAGCTGCTGGACCGTTCGGCGACGGCGCGGCTCGTCGTGGTCGGCAGCAGGGGCCGCGGTGGCTTCGCCGGGCTGCTGCTCGGTTCGACCAGCCAGGCATTGGTACACCACGCACAATGCCCGGTGATGATCGTTCGACCCTCCGGCGAAGAGGGGTGA
- a CDS encoding MFS transporter, whose translation MSEVGTRLPTPDSEEPDQEPDTASVQRRTVAVLSVAQVLGGLGVGIGVAVGGLIAADVAGTEGVAGLAQTFGVLGAAVAAVPLAALTRLRGRRAGLVSGMLLGALGAAVVVAASSIGSLPLLLGGLLLFGSATAAGLQARYGATDLARPGHTARALSIVVWATTVGSVLGPNLADPAGKVGASLGLPPLTGPFLVTFAAFTCSAAVLFLLLRPDPLRLAGLRQVDTATGTRQAGAGFTASLRAIAGRPKALVGLLAIASSHAAMVSVMVMTPVHMHHVDVSLSVIGMVISVHILGMYGLSPLTGYLADRFGRVPVIVAGAVVMATAAIVSGAARADDAVLLGIGLFLLGLGWSFGLVAGSALLSESVPAETRTGAQGASDLVMNGAAAVGGSLAGVVVAVASYGWLAAAAAVLMIVMAVLAPVRAARSGPGADLSRPG comes from the coding sequence GTGAGCGAGGTCGGAACACGGCTGCCCACACCCGACAGCGAGGAGCCGGACCAGGAACCGGACACCGCCTCCGTTCAGCGACGGACCGTGGCGGTGTTGTCGGTGGCGCAGGTGCTCGGCGGGCTCGGGGTCGGTATCGGCGTGGCCGTCGGCGGCCTCATCGCGGCCGACGTCGCGGGCACGGAGGGCGTGGCGGGGCTGGCGCAGACCTTCGGTGTGCTGGGCGCGGCGGTCGCGGCGGTTCCGCTCGCCGCGCTCACCCGGTTGCGGGGCAGGCGCGCCGGGCTGGTCAGCGGCATGCTGCTGGGCGCGCTCGGCGCCGCGGTGGTGGTCGCGGCCTCCTCGATCGGTTCGCTGCCGCTGTTGCTCGGCGGTCTGCTGCTGTTCGGTTCGGCCACCGCGGCGGGGCTGCAGGCCCGATACGGCGCCACCGACCTGGCGCGGCCGGGGCACACGGCGCGTGCGCTGTCCATCGTGGTGTGGGCGACGACGGTCGGCTCGGTACTGGGACCCAACCTCGCCGACCCGGCGGGCAAGGTGGGTGCTTCGCTGGGGCTGCCGCCACTGACCGGCCCGTTCCTGGTGACCTTCGCGGCGTTCACCTGCTCCGCCGCTGTGTTGTTCCTGCTGTTGCGACCGGACCCGTTGCGGCTCGCGGGACTGCGACAGGTCGACACCGCAACCGGGACGCGGCAGGCGGGCGCGGGCTTCACGGCCTCGCTGCGCGCGATCGCCGGTAGGCCAAAGGCGCTGGTGGGGTTGCTGGCCATCGCCTCCTCCCACGCCGCGATGGTGTCGGTGATGGTGATGACCCCGGTACACATGCATCACGTCGATGTGTCGCTGAGCGTCATCGGCATGGTCATCAGCGTGCACATCCTCGGCATGTACGGCCTTTCGCCGCTCACCGGTTACCTGGCCGACCGGTTCGGCCGGGTGCCCGTGATCGTCGCGGGGGCCGTGGTGATGGCCACCGCCGCGATCGTGAGCGGCGCGGCACGGGCCGATGACGCCGTGCTGCTGGGCATCGGCCTGTTCCTGCTCGGCCTCGGCTGGTCGTTCGGGTTGGTCGCGGGGTCGGCGTTGCTCTCCGAGTCCGTGCCTGCCGAGACCAGGACCGGTGCTCAGGGCGCATCAGACCTGGTCATGAACGGCGCCGCCGCCGTGGGCGGGTCGCTGGCTGGCGTCGTGGTCGCCGTGGCCTCCTACGGCTGGCTGGCCGCGGCCGCCGCCGTACTGATGATCGTCATGGCGGTGTTGGCCCCGGTGCGCGCGGCTCGCAGCGGGCCAGGGGCCGACCTGAGCCGACCTGGCTGA
- the hpnD gene encoding presqualene diphosphate synthase HpnD, producing MRAEQAYDECERITRQQARNFSYGIRLLPAPKRRALSAVYAFARRIDDIGDGDLTREVKLERLENARKELHALDQHGGDPVLLALGDAAQRFGLPLGAFDELIDGCRADVLGASYETFADLHHYCRCVAGSIGRLSLAVFGAADWTRDERVADDLGVALQLTNILRDVLEDTMSGRVYLPAEDLRRFGCTLRLDGSGRFRDGEDELVALLQFQAARAEVWYTRGLRLLPSLDRRSRACCAAMAGIYHRLLHRMALRPRLVLRGRTSLPDWEKALVAARALAGGVP from the coding sequence GTGAGAGCGGAGCAGGCGTACGACGAATGCGAACGGATCACCAGGCAGCAGGCGCGCAACTTCTCCTACGGGATACGACTGCTTCCCGCGCCCAAGCGCAGGGCACTGAGCGCGGTGTACGCGTTCGCTCGGCGGATCGACGACATCGGCGACGGCGACCTCACCCGCGAGGTGAAGCTCGAGCGGCTGGAGAACGCTCGTAAGGAACTGCACGCGCTCGACCAGCACGGTGGCGACCCGGTACTGCTCGCGCTCGGCGACGCGGCGCAGCGGTTCGGGCTGCCGCTGGGCGCCTTCGACGAACTGATCGACGGCTGCAGGGCCGACGTACTCGGTGCCAGCTATGAGACCTTCGCCGACCTGCACCACTACTGCCGCTGCGTGGCCGGCTCGATCGGCAGGCTTTCACTCGCCGTGTTCGGAGCCGCCGACTGGACCCGCGACGAGCGTGTCGCCGATGACCTCGGGGTCGCGTTGCAGCTCACGAACATCCTGCGCGACGTACTCGAGGACACCATGTCCGGCCGCGTCTACCTGCCAGCAGAGGACCTGCGCCGGTTCGGCTGCACGTTGCGGCTGGACGGTTCCGGCCGGTTCCGCGACGGCGAGGACGAACTGGTGGCGCTGCTGCAGTTCCAGGCCGCACGCGCCGAGGTGTGGTACACGCGAGGGCTGCGGCTGCTGCCCTCGCTGGACCGCAGGAGCAGAGCGTGCTGCGCCGCGATGGCCGGTATCTACCACCGCCTGCTGCACCGGATGGCGCTGCGGCCCCGGCTCGTGCTGCGAGGCCGGACGTCGTTGCCCGACTGGGAGAAGGCGCTCGTCGCCGCCCGTGCGCTCGCCGGGGGCGTCCCGTGA
- a CDS encoding ABC transporter permease, translating to MSVQQPSGAPRPRWSWALRDAWVLSGRGLRRISRSPEELMLMLFLPTTLLLMFRYLFGGAIDTGDVTYVNYVVAGIIVVSIAFNATTTSVAVANDMLEGIVERFRSMPMVSAVVLVGHVAAAMLRNLVSIVVMVGVGLLVGFRPVAGAGQWLIALGLLALFALAVSWLAVVLGLLARTVEGASGMAMPLVFVPYVGSAFVPPSTMPPGLRAFAEDQPVSVVVDAVRALFMGTPLGNTAWLAALWWAGILLVVVPLAGRLFRRRSLRG from the coding sequence ATGTCGGTTCAGCAGCCGAGCGGGGCGCCGCGGCCGAGGTGGTCGTGGGCGTTGCGCGATGCGTGGGTGCTCTCAGGGCGCGGCCTCAGGCGGATCTCGCGCAGCCCCGAGGAACTGATGCTGATGCTGTTCCTGCCCACCACGTTGCTGCTCATGTTCCGCTACCTGTTCGGTGGCGCGATCGACACCGGCGACGTCACCTACGTCAACTACGTGGTGGCGGGCATCATCGTCGTGAGCATCGCGTTCAACGCGACAACGACCAGTGTCGCCGTGGCGAACGACATGCTGGAGGGCATCGTCGAGAGGTTCCGTTCGATGCCGATGGTCAGTGCGGTGGTGCTGGTCGGGCACGTGGCGGCTGCGATGCTGCGCAACCTGGTGTCGATCGTGGTGATGGTGGGCGTGGGACTGCTGGTGGGATTTCGTCCGGTCGCCGGTGCAGGGCAGTGGCTGATCGCGTTGGGCCTGCTGGCGTTGTTCGCACTGGCGGTCTCGTGGCTGGCCGTGGTGCTCGGTCTGCTGGCCAGGACGGTCGAGGGTGCCAGTGGCATGGCGATGCCGCTGGTGTTCGTTCCCTATGTCGGCAGCGCGTTCGTCCCGCCGAGCACGATGCCACCGGGGCTGCGGGCCTTCGCCGAAGACCAGCCCGTCAGCGTGGTCGTCGACGCCGTGCGAGCGCTGTTCATGGGAACGCCGCTGGGCAACACCGCGTGGCTGGCCGCGCTGTGGTGGGCCGGCATCCTGCTTGTCGTCGTCCCGCTGGCGGGCAGACTGTTTCGCCGCAGGTCGCTGCGAGGCTGA
- the hpnE gene encoding hydroxysqualene dehydroxylase HpnE, translating into MSPHVVVVGGGLAGLTAACDLADAGLRVTLLESRARLGGATFSFRRDGVAVDNGQHVVLRCCTEYRSLLRRLGTADGIAMQDRFRMPILTRDGGTTELARTAAPAPLHLATGIARYAALSVADRFRVLRAAVALRGLDPTDPALDEQTFGDWLARHGQNDATLGALWNLIAVAALNCDAAEASLALAAMVFRTALLDRADAADIGVPRLPLEDLHVRPAEKYLLDRDAQVRTRSAVRAVECDHGRFRLRLDSEELAADAVVVAVPPDAAARVCPPRAGLSARQASGLGAAPIVNVHVVYERPVTELPFAATVASPVQWIFDRTEVAGVASGQYLTISLSAAHTWLDTPMPKLREVFLAELARLLPAAATTPHTKFFVTRERRATFRQGPGSGRLRPPAATGIRGLALAGSWTATGWPDTMEGAVRSGHRAADLVTAQLAGGAQS; encoded by the coding sequence GTGAGCCCGCACGTGGTGGTGGTGGGTGGCGGGCTGGCCGGGCTTACCGCCGCGTGCGACCTCGCCGACGCCGGGTTGCGTGTCACGCTGCTGGAGTCGAGGGCGCGGCTCGGCGGTGCCACGTTCTCGTTCCGGCGCGACGGCGTTGCCGTTGACAACGGCCAGCACGTGGTACTGCGCTGCTGCACCGAGTATCGGTCGCTGCTACGCAGGCTCGGCACCGCGGACGGGATCGCGATGCAGGACCGGTTCCGGATGCCGATCCTCACCCGTGACGGCGGTACCACCGAACTGGCTCGCACCGCCGCGCCCGCGCCGTTGCACCTGGCAACGGGAATCGCGCGCTATGCCGCGCTTTCGGTCGCCGACCGGTTTCGCGTGCTGCGTGCCGCGGTGGCGCTGCGTGGTCTCGACCCCACCGACCCGGCCCTGGACGAGCAGACCTTCGGCGACTGGCTGGCAAGGCACGGCCAGAACGACGCCACCCTCGGCGCACTGTGGAACCTCATCGCGGTGGCGGCACTCAACTGCGATGCCGCCGAGGCGTCGCTGGCGCTGGCGGCGATGGTGTTCCGTACCGCGTTGCTCGACCGCGCCGATGCCGCCGACATCGGCGTTCCCCGGCTGCCGTTGGAGGATCTGCACGTCCGCCCGGCCGAGAAGTACCTGCTCGACAGGGACGCGCAGGTGCGCACCCGAAGCGCGGTACGCGCCGTCGAGTGCGACCACGGCCGGTTCCGGCTGCGGCTGGACTCCGAGGAGCTGGCGGCCGACGCCGTCGTGGTGGCGGTGCCGCCGGACGCCGCCGCGAGGGTGTGCCCGCCCCGTGCGGGGCTGTCGGCGCGACAGGCCTCCGGGCTGGGAGCGGCACCCATCGTCAACGTGCACGTGGTCTACGAACGGCCCGTCACCGAGTTGCCGTTCGCCGCCACTGTCGCATCGCCCGTCCAGTGGATCTTCGACCGGACCGAGGTGGCGGGCGTCGCGTCCGGGCAGTACCTGACGATCTCGCTGTCGGCCGCGCACACCTGGCTGGACACACCGATGCCGAAGCTGCGGGAGGTGTTCCTTGCCGAACTCGCCCGGCTGCTGCCCGCCGCGGCGACGACGCCACACACGAAGTTCTTCGTCACCCGCGAGCGGCGGGCGACCTTCCGGCAGGGCCCCGGTTCCGGTCGCCTCAGGCCGCCGGCCGCGACCGGTATCCGCGGCCTGGCGCTCGCGGGCTCCTGGACCGCGACCGGATGGCCCGACACCATGGAGGGAGCCGTGCGAAGCGGACATCGCGCCGCCGACCTGGTCACCGCGCAACTGGCTGGGGGTGCGCAGTCATGA
- a CDS encoding Rv1733c family protein produces MHLGSNPLARTSDRLERLVLVMALAVPLLATPFVAALGSETYTREVRVAQEQQSSREQTTAVLLAEPPSARATAHPASAQQPVPVRARWSVPDGGSRTGTVMADPAKEKGSQVHVWVDDSGAVVPPPTTTTAAGWNAAALAATVWLLVAVASALFFLSVRRILDRSRYQRWQREWEQLERERHQS; encoded by the coding sequence GTGCATCTTGGCAGCAACCCGCTTGCTCGCACGAGCGACCGGCTGGAGCGCCTCGTGCTCGTGATGGCGCTCGCGGTGCCGCTGCTGGCGACACCGTTCGTGGCAGCGCTGGGCTCGGAAACCTACACCCGCGAGGTGCGGGTGGCGCAGGAACAGCAGAGTTCACGCGAGCAGACCACCGCGGTGCTGCTCGCCGAGCCGCCGTCGGCGCGGGCGACCGCGCACCCGGCGAGTGCCCAGCAGCCCGTGCCGGTCAGGGCACGATGGTCGGTGCCGGACGGTGGCAGCAGGACGGGAACCGTCATGGCGGACCCGGCCAAGGAGAAGGGCAGCCAGGTTCACGTCTGGGTGGACGACTCGGGTGCCGTGGTGCCACCACCGACGACGACAACCGCCGCCGGCTGGAACGCCGCGGCGCTGGCGGCGACGGTATGGCTGCTGGTGGCGGTGGCGAGCGCGTTGTTCTTCCTGTCGGTGCGCAGGATTCTCGACCGCTCACGGTACCAGCGCTGGCAGCGCGAGTGGGAACAGTTGGAGCGCGAACGACACCAGTCGTGA
- the hpnC gene encoding squalene synthase HpnC: MTPSAKPTSEGLTALAAQDTLPSLERVYAQARHENFPVASRVLPSRHRRHLLALYAFARMVDDIGDDGPTGSAPDSETPPTPASQRLRRLDEVSQNLDGVFSSTPPAEPVYRDLAMTVRECGLSREPFERLVEANRRDQVVHRCRTFDDLLRYCTLSAEPVGRLVLGVFGVDTAHRRVLSDRICSALQVLEHCQDVAEDARAGRIYLPTEDMERFGVTEHDLLARRADTPVRALVGFQTQRAVRLLDEGAPLVDSLSGSARLAVAGYVAGGRATAHALASAGFDVLTATPRPTRARTLLEFGRLLAAGGAR; encoded by the coding sequence TTGACACCATCGGCAAAGCCGACGAGCGAGGGGCTGACCGCCCTCGCTGCTCAAGACACCCTGCCATCACTCGAACGGGTGTATGCGCAGGCGCGGCACGAGAATTTTCCAGTCGCCTCGCGGGTGTTGCCGTCCCGGCACAGGCGGCATCTGCTGGCACTGTACGCCTTCGCCCGGATGGTGGACGACATCGGTGACGACGGGCCGACCGGATCGGCTCCCGACTCGGAAACACCGCCGACACCGGCTTCGCAGCGGTTGCGGCGCCTCGACGAGGTCTCGCAGAACCTGGACGGGGTGTTCTCCTCGACCCCGCCCGCCGAGCCGGTCTACCGCGATCTCGCGATGACCGTGCGCGAGTGCGGACTCTCGCGTGAACCGTTCGAGCGGTTGGTCGAAGCCAATCGGCGGGATCAGGTGGTGCACCGCTGTCGAACCTTCGACGACCTGCTGCGGTACTGCACCCTGTCCGCGGAACCTGTCGGCAGGCTGGTGCTCGGGGTGTTCGGTGTCGACACGGCACACCGCCGCGTGCTCTCCGACCGGATCTGTTCGGCGTTGCAGGTGCTCGAACACTGTCAGGACGTGGCGGAGGACGCGCGTGCGGGCCGGATCTACCTCCCCACCGAGGACATGGAGCGTTTCGGCGTCACGGAGCACGACCTGCTGGCACGCCGGGCGGACACCCCCGTGCGAGCGCTCGTCGGTTTCCAGACCCAGCGTGCGGTGCGGTTGCTAGACGAGGGCGCGCCGCTGGTCGACTCGCTGTCCGGCAGCGCGCGGCTCGCGGTCGCTGGCTACGTCGCGGGCGGTCGCGCCACAGCGCACGCGCTCGCCTCCGCGGGCTTCGACGTGCTCACAGCCACTCCCCGCCCCACCCGCGCGCGAACTCTGCTCGAGTTCGGCCGCCTGCTGGCAGCCGGCGGTGCGCGGTGA